A single region of the Austwickia chelonae genome encodes:
- a CDS encoding 4Fe-4S single cluster domain-containing protein: protein MRIAGRVQDSIVDGPGLRYVVFAQGCDLSCAGCHNPQSQPFDTGSVVDVDLLIAEMRENPLTCGLTLSGGEPTRQAGPAARLALAAKEQGLNVWCYSGYRVEHLLRRARTEPELGELLPLVDVLVDGPFVVARRSLSLRWRGSTNQRLVDLPTTLELGEVRLAG, encoded by the coding sequence ATGAGGATTGCCGGCCGGGTCCAGGACTCCATCGTCGACGGGCCCGGCCTGCGGTATGTCGTCTTCGCGCAGGGGTGCGACCTGAGTTGCGCAGGGTGTCACAATCCGCAGAGCCAGCCTTTCGACACCGGAAGCGTGGTCGATGTCGATCTCCTGATCGCCGAGATGCGGGAGAACCCGTTGACCTGCGGGCTCACCCTGAGCGGAGGTGAGCCGACCCGACAGGCCGGCCCGGCTGCTCGTCTCGCTCTGGCGGCGAAGGAGCAGGGTCTGAACGTGTGGTGCTATTCGGGCTACCGGGTGGAGCATTTGTTACGACGGGCCCGTACGGAGCCGGAACTCGGCGAACTCCTCCCGCTGGTGGACGTCCTGGTGGACGGGCCGTTCGTAGTGGCTCGGCGGAGTCTGTCGCTGCGGTGGCGGGGGAGCACCAACCAACGGCTGGTCGACCTGCCGACGACTCTCGAACTCGGTGAGGTACGACTGGCCGGGTAA
- a CDS encoding anaerobic ribonucleoside triphosphate reductase, producing the protein MSIDTVTATPITSDDLDHDAPLMRAFEEIAHTSAAESDVKRENANVDANTAMGAMLKYGSEGAKHFNLLRIVDPDHAKAHIDGDIHIHDLDFLTLTTTCCQIDLRTLFDGGFSTGHGVLRRPQSIASYAALACIAIQSNQNDQHGGQSIPDFDRVMADGVRLTYARSYRENLTRALTLRAPAPGLDRYDWEQIALRALGVLETARALRPALEPAAGQIDQERQALIEQIYAQLVENRADEGTVEPDLDGIDDAAVRAAQEFAASEAFRDTERATYQAMEALIHNLNTMNSRAGAQTPFSSINYGTDVSPEARLVIRALLAATEAGLGNGETPIFPIQIFRVKQGVNFDPGDPNYDLFRLACRCSAKRLFPNFSFQDAPFNAAHYDPARTETEIAYMGCRTRVIGNVHDADQEVCNRRGNLSFTSINLPRLALVAEGNHEDFFTLLDETLDLVVAQLWERLEIQSRKRVRNFPFLMGQGVWLGSEKLGPDDEVGEVLRHGSLSAGFIGLAEALTVLIGRHHGQTLQAQELGLRIVRRMRERMDQEAARSGLNFTLLATPAEGLAGRFVRLDRARFGDIPGVTDKEYYTNSFHVPVTYEITAARKITLEAPYHEMTNAGHITYVELDGDPGANLEAFEAIVRHMHASGIGYGSINHPVDLDPVCGYTGCIDDECPGCGRVETPDAPFDRIRRITGYLVGTLDRFNDAKRAEECDRVRHGLRSLGRSGSTPASGEAESRP; encoded by the coding sequence ATGTCGATCGACACCGTCACCGCAACACCCATCACCAGCGACGACCTCGACCACGACGCCCCCCTCATGCGAGCCTTCGAGGAAATCGCCCACACCTCAGCAGCCGAGAGCGACGTCAAACGCGAAAACGCCAATGTCGACGCCAACACCGCCATGGGCGCCATGCTCAAATACGGCTCCGAAGGCGCCAAACACTTCAACCTCCTCAGAATCGTCGACCCCGACCACGCCAAAGCCCACATCGACGGCGACATCCACATCCACGACCTCGACTTCCTCACCCTCACCACCACCTGCTGCCAGATCGATCTACGGACCCTCTTCGACGGCGGATTCTCCACCGGACACGGCGTCCTGCGCCGACCCCAGAGCATCGCCTCCTACGCGGCGCTCGCCTGCATCGCCATCCAGTCCAACCAGAACGACCAGCACGGCGGGCAGTCGATCCCCGACTTCGACCGGGTCATGGCCGACGGGGTCCGGCTCACCTACGCCCGCAGCTACCGGGAGAACCTGACCCGTGCCCTGACCCTGCGGGCTCCCGCACCAGGCCTGGACCGTTACGACTGGGAGCAGATCGCTCTCCGTGCGCTGGGCGTCCTGGAAACGGCTCGGGCGCTGCGCCCGGCCTTGGAACCGGCCGCCGGGCAGATCGATCAGGAGCGACAGGCCCTGATCGAGCAGATCTACGCCCAACTCGTCGAGAACCGCGCCGACGAAGGCACTGTGGAACCGGACCTCGACGGCATCGACGACGCTGCAGTCCGTGCAGCCCAGGAATTCGCCGCCTCGGAAGCCTTCCGGGACACCGAACGGGCCACCTACCAGGCGATGGAAGCTCTCATCCACAACCTCAACACGATGAACTCCCGGGCCGGAGCCCAGACGCCGTTCTCCTCCATCAACTACGGCACCGACGTCTCCCCGGAGGCGCGACTGGTGATCCGGGCCCTGCTCGCGGCGACCGAGGCCGGGCTGGGCAACGGTGAAACCCCGATCTTCCCCATCCAGATCTTCCGGGTGAAACAGGGGGTCAACTTCGACCCGGGCGACCCGAACTACGACCTTTTCCGATTGGCCTGCCGGTGCAGCGCGAAGCGGCTCTTCCCGAACTTCTCCTTCCAGGACGCGCCTTTCAACGCCGCCCACTACGACCCGGCCCGCACCGAGACCGAGATCGCCTACATGGGATGCCGCACCCGCGTCATCGGCAATGTCCACGATGCCGATCAGGAGGTCTGCAACAGACGCGGAAACCTGTCGTTCACCAGCATCAATCTTCCTCGTCTCGCGCTGGTCGCCGAGGGGAACCACGAGGACTTCTTCACGCTCCTGGACGAGACCCTCGACCTGGTCGTGGCTCAGCTGTGGGAGCGGCTGGAGATCCAGAGCCGCAAACGGGTACGCAACTTCCCCTTCCTGATGGGGCAGGGAGTCTGGTTGGGCAGTGAGAAACTCGGCCCGGACGACGAAGTCGGCGAGGTCCTCAGACACGGAAGCCTCTCCGCAGGTTTCATCGGCCTTGCCGAGGCCCTGACCGTGCTCATCGGGCGCCATCACGGGCAGACTCTCCAAGCGCAGGAGCTCGGGCTGCGGATCGTGCGCCGGATGCGGGAGCGGATGGATCAGGAAGCTGCTCGCAGCGGCCTGAACTTCACCTTGCTCGCCACTCCGGCAGAGGGGTTGGCCGGTCGTTTCGTCCGGCTGGACCGGGCCCGTTTCGGCGATATCCCGGGCGTCACCGACAAGGAGTACTACACCAACAGTTTCCACGTGCCGGTCACTTACGAGATCACGGCGGCACGCAAGATCACCCTCGAAGCGCCGTACCACGAGATGACCAATGCCGGGCACATCACCTATGTGGAACTCGACGGTGATCCTGGCGCGAATCTGGAGGCCTTCGAAGCGATCGTGCGGCATATGCACGCCAGCGGGATCGGCTACGGGTCGATCAATCACCCGGTGGATCTGGATCCGGTCTGCGGGTACACCGGCTGTATCGACGACGAATGCCCTGGTTGCGGCCGCGTCGAGACCCCTGATGCGCCCTTCGACCGAATCCGTCGGATCACCGGTTACCTGGTGGGCACTCTGGACCGGTTCAACGATGCCAAGCGTGCCGAGGAATGCGACCGGGTCCGTCACGGACTGCGCAGTCTTGGCCGTTCCGGCTCGACCCCGGCTTCTGGTGAGGCGGAATCCCGACCGTGA
- a CDS encoding DUF998 domain-containing protein: MKLVAPGRRFFGFAWCASGLIGMLAQLVALRAWPRPYSWNINYISDLGMRSCGKIIDDAGAARWVCSPGHEMFNMGLIVAGLLLAAGAASMLRRRRGEWDVWPFFVLSGLALVVTALVPADEHLLAHDLAALAQVVLQWAGMLALARPRTAAAVWPRMSPTLSVVTWSVLALSIVSYGAFLLSHVGGDLLGLRLGTWERLSTDSLSLWILLAGASVLVDLAMPRARIKAHPSMEKA; this comes from the coding sequence GTGAAGCTTGTGGCTCCAGGAAGACGATTTTTCGGTTTCGCCTGGTGCGCGAGCGGGTTGATCGGGATGCTGGCGCAGCTGGTGGCTTTGCGTGCCTGGCCGCGGCCCTATTCCTGGAATATCAACTACATCAGCGACTTGGGCATGCGCAGCTGCGGGAAGATCATTGACGACGCCGGTGCGGCTCGGTGGGTCTGTTCCCCTGGGCATGAGATGTTCAACATGGGCTTGATCGTGGCCGGGCTGCTGCTGGCGGCCGGGGCTGCTTCGATGCTGCGGCGTCGGCGTGGCGAGTGGGATGTCTGGCCGTTCTTCGTCCTGAGCGGGCTGGCCTTGGTCGTGACGGCGCTGGTACCTGCGGACGAGCATCTCCTGGCCCATGATCTTGCGGCCTTGGCCCAGGTGGTGCTGCAGTGGGCGGGAATGTTGGCGCTGGCCCGCCCCCGGACGGCAGCGGCGGTGTGGCCGCGGATGTCACCGACCTTGAGCGTGGTGACCTGGTCGGTCCTGGCGTTGTCGATCGTGTCCTACGGGGCTTTCCTGCTCTCCCATGTGGGGGGTGACCTGTTGGGTCTGCGCCTGGGGACGTGGGAGCGGTTGTCCACGGACAGTCTGTCGCTGTGGATCTTGTTGGCAGGTGCCTCCGTCTTGGTGGATCTGGCCATGCCTCGTGCTCGGATCAAGGCTCATCCGTCGATGGAGAAGGCCTGA